The following proteins are co-located in the Euzebyales bacterium genome:
- a CDS encoding dimethylsulfonioproprionate lyase family protein — MPSWGRTTTLGRTVEGTHPLQTLAAKVAQHLRDQGFDDATDPHLIGCVADDLTDASTASLPRQRRPGGPVRALQYAPMVFTQPPSNGIADLHAFAVRCFAEVHWTEFYGEDDWSRPFLSLFSCAEGIGPEGRLAHDSLIVGLYLYGPCMRYPAHAHPADEVYVVLAGRQAFQVGADASFVAHDPGAVVVLPSDTSHAIRTEGGPVFGVFVRRGDIGGHSWYRTDMTDPASPKRFPTIAG; from the coding sequence GTGCCATCGTGGGGCCGCACGACGACGCTCGGACGCACCGTGGAAGGCACCCATCCGCTCCAGACGCTCGCCGCCAAGGTCGCGCAGCACCTGCGTGACCAGGGGTTCGACGACGCCACCGACCCGCACCTGATCGGATGCGTCGCCGACGACCTGACGGATGCCTCGACGGCGTCGCTCCCGCGTCAGCGTCGCCCGGGAGGGCCGGTCCGCGCCCTGCAGTACGCGCCGATGGTGTTCACCCAGCCGCCGTCGAACGGGATCGCGGACCTTCACGCCTTCGCCGTGCGCTGCTTCGCCGAGGTGCACTGGACCGAGTTCTACGGCGAGGACGACTGGAGTCGACCGTTCCTTTCGCTGTTCTCGTGCGCGGAGGGGATCGGCCCCGAAGGGCGGCTGGCACACGACAGCCTGATCGTCGGGCTGTACCTGTACGGGCCCTGCATGCGCTACCCGGCGCACGCGCACCCGGCCGACGAGGTCTACGTGGTGCTGGCGGGCCGGCAGGCATTCCAGGTCGGCGCCGACGCGTCGTTCGTTGCACACGACCCCGGCGCCGTCGTCGTCCTGCCGAGCGACACCAGCCACGCGATCCGCACCGAGGGCGGCCCTGTCTTCGGGGTCTTCGTACGCCGCGGAGACATCGGCGGCCACAGCTGGTACCGCACGGACATGACCGACCCGGCGTCCCCCAAGCGGTTCCCGACGATCGCCGGTTGA
- a CDS encoding MmcQ/YjbR family DNA-binding protein, whose protein sequence is MADAVDDGEALFWDLAEELYGDPAVTRGTMMGHPCLRVDGAFFATLRRETGDLVVKLPRDRVAAMVEEGSGAPFAPNGRVFREWVSVTTVDEDRWRELLADAKAFVNA, encoded by the coding sequence GTGGCTGACGCGGTCGACGACGGCGAGGCCCTGTTCTGGGACCTCGCGGAAGAGCTGTACGGCGATCCCGCGGTCACGCGCGGCACGATGATGGGCCACCCGTGCCTGCGGGTGGATGGCGCATTCTTCGCGACCTTGCGCCGGGAGACCGGCGACCTCGTCGTCAAGCTGCCACGGGACCGCGTCGCGGCCATGGTCGAGGAGGGCAGCGGCGCGCCGTTCGCGCCGAACGGCCGGGTGTTCCGCGAGTGGGTCTCAGTGACCACGGTCGACGAGGACCGGTGGCGCGAACTGCTCGCCGACGCCAAGGCCTTCGTCAACGCGTAG